From Vibrio artabrorum, a single genomic window includes:
- the zwf gene encoding glucose-6-phosphate dehydrogenase: MVIPENSSIVIFGASGDLTYRKLIPALYHLYASNQLPESFAILGVSRTEYSDESYREKLKKSLLEMEKTEPETLNAFIEHLHYQAINTSDVDDYARLAQRLDKLEQDYQFENHNTLFYLATPPSLYGVIPANLAAHGLNDESNGWRRLIIEKPFGYDLASAQALDEEIHHHFQEHQIYRIDHYLGKETVQNLLVLRFSNAMFEPLWNRNFIDYVEITGAEFLGVEERGGYYDGSGAVRDMFQNHLLQVLAMVGMEPPAQINADSIRDEVVKVLQCLKPLEEDDLRKDLVLGQYTASDVRGQHLLGYREEHGVADDSRTETYIGLKAHINNWRWNGVPFYVRTGKRLPTRVTEIVIHFKNTPHPVFGQDAPENKLIIRIQPDEGIQMSFGLKEPGAGFKAKEVKMNFSYSDLPETQMLTAYERLLLDALNGDATLFARTDAVEACWKYVQPILDFKQDPQALFGYACGTWGPQEADELLQRDGRAWRFPCKNLTDTDYCEL, from the coding sequence ATGGTAATACCTGAAAACAGCAGCATCGTTATTTTTGGTGCGTCGGGAGATCTAACTTACCGCAAGTTAATTCCTGCTCTATACCACTTGTATGCTAGCAATCAACTACCAGAATCCTTTGCGATTCTTGGAGTGAGCCGTACTGAGTACAGCGATGAGTCTTACCGTGAGAAGCTGAAGAAGTCTCTTCTGGAAATGGAAAAAACTGAACCTGAGACGCTGAATGCATTCATTGAACATCTGCATTACCAAGCGATCAACACTTCAGATGTAGACGACTATGCTCGTTTAGCACAACGTCTAGACAAGCTTGAGCAAGACTACCAATTCGAAAACCATAACACTCTGTTCTACTTGGCAACCCCGCCAAGCCTATACGGTGTGATTCCAGCAAACCTTGCTGCGCATGGCCTCAACGATGAATCGAACGGCTGGCGTCGTCTGATCATCGAGAAGCCATTTGGTTACGACTTAGCATCAGCTCAAGCGTTGGATGAAGAGATCCATCATCACTTCCAAGAACACCAGATCTACCGTATCGACCATTACCTTGGTAAAGAGACGGTTCAAAACCTTCTAGTGCTTCGTTTCTCAAACGCGATGTTTGAACCACTGTGGAACCGTAACTTCATTGATTACGTTGAAATCACAGGTGCTGAGTTCCTTGGCGTTGAAGAGCGTGGCGGATACTACGACGGTTCTGGCGCAGTTCGCGACATGTTCCAAAACCACCTGCTACAAGTGTTAGCAATGGTGGGTATGGAGCCGCCTGCACAAATTAACGCGGATTCTATCCGTGATGAAGTGGTTAAAGTGCTTCAGTGTCTGAAACCATTAGAAGAAGATGATCTACGTAAAGACTTAGTATTAGGTCAGTACACAGCATCAGATGTTCGTGGTCAGCACCTACTCGGTTACCGTGAAGAGCATGGTGTAGCGGATGATTCTCGTACCGAGACTTACATCGGCTTGAAAGCGCACATCAATAACTGGCGTTGGAATGGTGTTCCTTTCTACGTACGTACGGGTAAACGCTTACCAACACGTGTGACTGAAATCGTGATTCACTTTAAGAACACACCACACCCAGTATTTGGTCAAGATGCACCAGAGAACAAGCTGATTATCCGTATCCAACCAGATGAAGGTATTCAGATGAGCTTTGGTTTGAAAGAGCCAGGCGCAGGCTTCAAAGCAAAAGAAGTGAAAATGAACTTCTCTTACTCTGATTTGCCTGAAACTCAGATGCTGACGGCTTATGAGCGTCTTCTTCTTGATGCACTGAACGGTGATGCAACGCTGTTTGCACGTACCGATGCGGTAGAAGCCTGTTGGAAGTACGTTCAACCAATCTTAGACTTCAAGCAAGATCCTCAAGCACTGTTTGGCTATGCTTGTGGTACTTGGGGCCCACAGGAAGCGGATGAACTTCTGCAACGTGATGGCCGCGCATGGCGTTTCCCATGCAAAAACTTAACAGATACGGATTACTGCGAACTATGA
- the pgl gene encoding 6-phosphogluconolactonase — translation MINHKIFATPELVVENLANEMKAYSEQGKPVHISLSGGSTPKMLFKLLAQAPYAEGIQWNNLHFWWGDERCVAPDDAESNFGEANALLFTQVNLPAENIHRIRGEDEPKAEAERFAKEMADVIPTENGTPIFDWILLGVGADGHTASLFPGATNYQDENLSVLASHPESGQIRVSKTAKVLEAAKRISYLVLGAGKVEIVKEIHTTPASELPYPAAKIQSQTGETEWFLDSNAASAIA, via the coding sequence ATGATCAATCACAAGATCTTTGCAACGCCTGAACTGGTTGTTGAAAACCTAGCAAATGAAATGAAAGCATACAGCGAGCAGGGCAAACCTGTTCACATTTCACTGTCTGGTGGCAGCACGCCAAAAATGCTTTTCAAGCTTTTAGCACAGGCGCCTTACGCCGAAGGTATTCAATGGAATAACCTTCACTTCTGGTGGGGCGACGAACGTTGCGTTGCACCAGACGACGCTGAAAGTAACTTCGGTGAAGCGAATGCATTGTTGTTTACTCAAGTAAACCTTCCTGCTGAAAACATCCACCGCATCCGTGGTGAAGATGAACCAAAAGCAGAAGCAGAGCGTTTCGCAAAAGAGATGGCAGACGTAATCCCAACAGAAAACGGCACGCCTATATTCGATTGGATTCTGCTTGGTGTTGGCGCAGATGGCCACACAGCTTCACTATTCCCGGGTGCAACCAACTACCAAGATGAGAACCTATCGGTATTAGCTTCTCACCCTGAGTCTGGTCAAATCCGTGTTTCTAAAACAGCGAAAGTTTTAGAAGCAGCAAAACGAATCAGCTACCTAGTACTGGGTGCAGGTAAAGTTGAGATCGTTAAAGAAATTCATACAACTCCTGCTTCAGAACTGCCTTACCCGGCAGCGAAAATCCAGTCTCAAACTGGCGAAACAGAGTGGTTCCTAGATTCAAATGCAGCAAGTGCTATCGCATAA
- the gnd gene encoding decarboxylating NADP(+)-dependent phosphogluconate dehydrogenase, with protein MKGDIGVIGLAVMGQNLILNMNDHGFKVVAHNRTAAKVDEFLEGPAKGTNIVGAYSLEELVEKLEAPRKVMLMVRAGDVVDTFIENLIPLLDEGDIIIDGGNTNYPDTNRRVAHCREKGIHFIGTGVSGGEEGARFGPSIMPGGAAEAWEAVKPIFQGISAKTDAGEPCCDWVGNDGAGHFVKMVHNGIEYGDMQLITEAYQFMKDGLGMSADEMQAVFADWNKTELDSYLVEITADILGYKDEDGEALVEKILDTAGQKGTGKWTGINALDLGIPLTLISESVFSRCLSALKDQRVEAEALFEKTITPVEGDKQEWVDALRQALLASKIISYAQGFMLMREASNENGWDLNYGNVALMWRGGCIIRSAFLGNIRDAYEANPDIAFLGSDEYFKNILQGSLVAWRKVAAKSLESGIPMPCTISALSFLDGYTTARLPANLLQAQRDYFGAHTYERTDRPRGEFFHTNWTGTGGDTASTTYDV; from the coding sequence ATGAAAGGTGATATCGGTGTAATTGGCCTAGCAGTAATGGGTCAAAACCTTATCCTAAATATGAACGACCACGGCTTCAAAGTTGTGGCTCATAACCGTACTGCTGCTAAAGTAGACGAGTTCCTAGAAGGCCCAGCTAAAGGGACTAACATTGTTGGTGCTTACTCTCTAGAAGAGCTGGTTGAGAAACTAGAAGCGCCACGTAAAGTGATGCTTATGGTTCGTGCTGGTGACGTTGTAGACACGTTCATCGAAAACCTAATCCCGCTTCTAGACGAAGGCGACATCATCATTGATGGAGGTAACACTAACTACCCAGACACTAACCGTCGTGTAGCGCATTGTCGTGAAAAAGGCATCCACTTCATCGGTACTGGTGTATCTGGTGGTGAAGAAGGTGCTCGCTTCGGTCCTTCAATCATGCCAGGCGGCGCGGCTGAAGCTTGGGAAGCGGTTAAGCCAATCTTCCAAGGTATCTCTGCAAAAACTGACGCGGGTGAGCCTTGTTGTGACTGGGTTGGTAACGACGGTGCTGGTCACTTCGTTAAGATGGTACACAACGGTATCGAATACGGTGACATGCAGCTTATCACTGAAGCATACCAGTTCATGAAAGATGGACTAGGTATGTCTGCTGACGAGATGCAAGCCGTATTCGCTGACTGGAACAAGACTGAGCTAGACAGCTACCTAGTTGAAATCACGGCTGACATCCTTGGTTACAAAGATGAAGACGGCGAAGCGCTCGTTGAGAAGATCCTAGACACGGCAGGCCAAAAAGGTACGGGTAAGTGGACGGGTATCAACGCACTAGACCTAGGTATCCCACTGACTCTAATCTCTGAGTCTGTATTCTCTCGTTGCCTGTCTGCTCTTAAAGACCAACGTGTTGAAGCTGAAGCTTTGTTTGAGAAGACAATCACTCCAGTTGAAGGTGACAAGCAAGAGTGGGTTGATGCACTACGTCAAGCTCTACTGGCTTCTAAGATCATCTCTTACGCTCAAGGTTTCATGCTAATGCGTGAAGCGTCGAACGAAAACGGCTGGGACCTAAACTACGGTAACGTAGCGCTAATGTGGCGTGGTGGTTGTATCATCCGCAGCGCATTCCTAGGCAACATCCGTGATGCGTACGAAGCAAACCCAGACATCGCGTTCTTAGGTTCTGACGAGTACTTCAAAAACATCCTACAAGGCAGCCTAGTGGCATGGCGTAAAGTAGCAGCGAAATCTCTAGAGTCTGGTATCCCAATGCCATGTACGATTTCTGCGCTATCTTTCCTAGACGGTTACACAACTGCACGTCTACCCGCGAACCTGCTTCAAGCTCAGCGTGACTACTTCGGTGCTCACACTTACGAGCGTACTGACCGTCCACGTGGTGAATTCTTCCACACAAACTGGACGGGTACAGGCGGCGACACAGCGTCTACTACTTACGACGTGTAA
- a CDS encoding HD-GYP domain-containing protein: MFDHSQLNRVAAQDKDIIDIVDDLFRLACEYHPSLSRLSVVLCHESKVSNYFVADTLSDKIKNTYTEQTLKATCSLSRIAESLENRIVNDLNSLPPTKPILGLLELGHKSSYTAPIHYQNKNFGFVFINASSTEFFSNQLVLCDIAYLAQLVSTLFIQLIERQRHFQCSLTIALNIGHARDPETKEHLIRMGKYSEQLARTMSHSNNEISPQFIHRIRLYAPFHDIGKYRIPDKILFSTGRFTAEERAIMNNHTLYGEEMINDVLSLFHDNSLCCEEAQFIKNIVRHHHERFDGKGLPDGLSKTEIPLEARIVTLADVFDALISKRVYKRAWSPDEVMRYIETHNGSMFDPECVEALKQNLDDFMSIREQYRDVQSPQAAFA, translated from the coding sequence ATGTTTGACCATTCTCAACTCAATAGAGTCGCCGCTCAAGATAAAGACATTATTGACATCGTAGATGATCTTTTCCGACTCGCTTGTGAGTATCACCCCAGCCTATCTCGACTTTCGGTCGTACTCTGCCATGAGAGTAAAGTTTCAAATTATTTCGTTGCGGATACCCTTTCCGATAAAATAAAAAATACCTATACAGAACAAACTCTTAAAGCTACATGCTCGTTATCTCGAATCGCAGAATCTTTAGAAAATCGAATTGTGAATGACCTTAATTCACTACCACCAACAAAACCAATATTGGGCTTGTTGGAACTTGGTCACAAGAGCAGTTATACAGCACCTATCCACTACCAAAATAAGAATTTTGGGTTTGTTTTTATCAATGCATCGTCTACCGAATTCTTTTCTAATCAATTGGTTTTATGTGATATTGCTTACTTAGCTCAGCTGGTTTCAACCCTATTTATTCAATTAATCGAACGACAGCGTCACTTTCAATGTTCATTAACCATAGCGCTGAACATTGGTCATGCACGTGACCCTGAAACCAAAGAGCACTTGATTCGTATGGGTAAATACAGCGAGCAACTGGCCCGGACGATGTCTCACAGCAACAATGAAATCTCCCCTCAATTCATCCATCGGATTCGCTTATACGCACCTTTTCATGACATAGGAAAGTACCGAATTCCAGACAAGATTTTGTTCAGCACAGGTCGCTTCACTGCAGAAGAGCGAGCCATCATGAACAATCACACTTTATATGGTGAAGAGATGATCAACGATGTACTCTCCCTATTTCACGACAACTCACTGTGTTGTGAGGAAGCACAATTCATTAAGAATATCGTGCGTCATCACCACGAACGTTTTGATGGTAAAGGGCTGCCCGATGGTTTAAGCAAAACTGAAATACCGCTAGAAGCACGAATCGTAACGCTGGCTGATGTGTTCGATGCTCTAATCAGTAAGCGAGTGTACAAACGAGCCTGGTCACCTGATGAGGTGATGAGATACATTGAAACGCACAACGGTTCGATGTTCGACCCAGAATGTGTCGAGGCGTTAAAACAAAACCTAGATGACTTCATGTCGATACGAGAGCAGTACCGAGATGTACAAAGTCCACAAGCTGCATTTGCGTAA
- a CDS encoding VF530 family protein encodes MTEEERIELQQNNPLHGLKLETMITELVDHYGWEILDAAMRMNCFNTKPTVASAVKYLKKTEWAREKVENFYLYRFKRMPKASDIEYQMPPRSRTFRHGLEPREPMELTVESIHASQAKAASAFKERRGGNGRNFRR; translated from the coding sequence ATGACTGAAGAAGAAAGAATCGAACTGCAACAAAATAACCCGCTACACGGCTTAAAGCTTGAAACCATGATCACTGAATTAGTGGATCATTATGGTTGGGAAATTTTAGATGCGGCAATGCGTATGAACTGCTTTAACACTAAACCTACAGTGGCCAGTGCAGTTAAATACCTGAAGAAAACCGAATGGGCTCGTGAGAAGGTTGAAAACTTCTACCTTTACCGTTTCAAGCGCATGCCTAAAGCATCGGACATTGAGTACCAGATGCCGCCGCGTTCACGTACATTCCGCCACGGGCTAGAGCCACGTGAGCCAATGGAATTAACGGTTGAGTCTATCCACGCTTCTCAAGCTAAAGCGGCATCTGCATTTAAAGAGCGCCGCGGCGGCAACGGTCGAAACTTTCGTCGTTAA
- a CDS encoding bifunctional aconitate hydratase 2/2-methylisocitrate dehydratase, translating to MYQGYLEKIAQRKALGVAAPSLTVSEVEHFLQALAQGNTKQQDKHLLELITHMTPCGVDDAARVKAEYLWKFATGESNSPLLTSEKAIKLLGTMQGGYNVGYLIQALELDAIANFAAKALKHIVMIYDEFTKVAKLASMGNILAQQVIESWAEAEWFQARPAIADTIEMSVFRVDGETNTDDLSPAQDAFTRPDIPLHAQAMYKNARKGIHPDEDGVVGCITQINQAKSQPRPIAFVGDVVGTGSSRKSAANSLIWHFGEDIPFVPNKRTGGVVLANNIAPIFFATLEDSGALPIQCDVSKIQHGETIIIHPHVGKIENAANQVISEFTLKYGLLNEVRAGGRIPYLIGRRLTQTAREYLGKPQLEIFLDETATAPNHGYTLAQKMVGKACGVEGVLPDQFCEPKTTTVGSQDTTGGMTRDEIKDLACLSFSAPLVMQSFCHTAAYPKPVDVALHQNLPEFFESRRGVALRPGDGVIHSWLNRMLVPDTVGTGGDSHTRFPVGISFPAGSGLVAYAAATGTMPLTMPESVLVRFKGKMQPGITLRDLVHSIPLKAIELGLLNTDSSNKKNVFNGRIIEIEGLDHLTVDQAFELTDASAERSAAACTIKLNIEKVITHAKSNVAMLEWMIREGYGHAETLAGRVQDIQAWLAKPSLLQADADAQYAEVIEIDLAEITEPVVCCPNDPDKAARLSDVAGTDVDEAFIGSCMTNIGHFRASSAILDKFASERTKAKLWLAPPTKMDDRKLTEEGIKSSYARAGAQIEIPGCSLCMGNQARVATGCTAVSTSTRNFPNRLGQGANVYLASAELATVVSIMGRFPTVEEYFEFTKESLSNDLYQYLQFDSMHEYTPSIDVKNVD from the coding sequence ATGTATCAAGGATATTTAGAAAAAATCGCACAGCGTAAAGCGCTTGGAGTGGCAGCCCCTAGCTTGACCGTTTCTGAAGTTGAACATTTCTTGCAAGCTTTAGCGCAAGGTAATACTAAGCAACAAGACAAACACTTGCTTGAACTCATTACCCATATGACCCCATGTGGTGTTGATGACGCAGCTCGCGTCAAAGCGGAATATCTGTGGAAGTTCGCGACTGGAGAGAGCAACAGCCCTCTTCTAACCTCAGAAAAAGCAATAAAACTGCTCGGCACCATGCAAGGTGGTTACAATGTTGGCTACCTTATTCAAGCTCTAGAGCTTGACGCAATCGCAAACTTTGCTGCTAAGGCGCTTAAGCACATAGTAATGATCTATGACGAGTTTACCAAGGTTGCTAAGCTTGCCAGCATGGGCAATATATTGGCACAACAAGTCATTGAGTCTTGGGCTGAGGCAGAATGGTTTCAAGCGCGTCCAGCGATAGCCGATACCATCGAAATGAGCGTATTTAGAGTTGATGGAGAAACCAATACCGATGACTTGTCACCGGCTCAAGATGCCTTTACCCGACCAGACATCCCATTGCATGCTCAAGCTATGTACAAGAATGCGCGCAAGGGGATTCACCCTGATGAAGATGGTGTAGTTGGTTGCATTACACAAATCAATCAAGCTAAATCCCAACCACGACCGATTGCTTTTGTCGGTGATGTTGTAGGTACAGGTTCTAGCCGTAAATCAGCAGCAAACTCGCTTATCTGGCACTTCGGTGAAGACATTCCATTTGTTCCGAACAAGCGCACCGGGGGCGTAGTTCTCGCTAACAACATTGCTCCGATTTTCTTCGCAACCCTAGAAGACTCTGGCGCACTACCGATTCAGTGTGACGTAAGCAAGATTCAACACGGTGAAACCATCATAATTCACCCCCATGTAGGCAAGATAGAAAACGCCGCTAATCAGGTAATTTCTGAGTTCACCCTTAAGTATGGCCTGCTAAACGAGGTTCGGGCGGGCGGCCGAATTCCTTACCTTATCGGACGCCGTCTTACTCAGACCGCGCGTGAATATTTGGGTAAACCTCAATTAGAGATCTTCCTTGATGAAACAGCGACAGCACCTAACCATGGCTATACCCTAGCGCAAAAAATGGTAGGGAAAGCATGTGGTGTTGAAGGCGTTCTTCCTGACCAATTCTGTGAACCCAAAACCACAACGGTAGGCTCGCAAGATACTACAGGTGGTATGACTCGCGATGAGATAAAAGATCTGGCATGTCTGTCATTCTCTGCACCGCTAGTTATGCAGTCCTTCTGTCATACCGCTGCATATCCAAAACCTGTGGATGTCGCACTACACCAAAACCTGCCGGAGTTTTTTGAAAGCCGCCGCGGCGTAGCACTTCGTCCGGGCGACGGTGTAATTCACTCTTGGTTAAACCGTATGTTAGTACCGGATACCGTTGGTACAGGTGGCGACTCTCATACTCGATTCCCAGTAGGCATTTCGTTCCCAGCAGGCTCTGGTCTTGTCGCCTACGCGGCAGCAACCGGCACTATGCCTTTGACTATGCCTGAATCAGTATTAGTACGCTTTAAAGGTAAAATGCAGCCAGGTATTACACTGCGCGATCTTGTGCATTCGATTCCACTAAAAGCCATTGAACTTGGCCTACTCAATACCGATTCGTCAAACAAGAAAAACGTATTTAATGGCCGCATCATTGAAATTGAAGGATTGGATCACCTAACCGTTGACCAAGCCTTTGAACTAACCGATGCCAGTGCCGAGCGTTCAGCCGCAGCTTGTACTATCAAGCTAAACATCGAGAAGGTAATCACTCACGCGAAATCTAATGTGGCAATGCTGGAGTGGATGATCCGTGAAGGCTATGGTCATGCGGAAACGCTGGCGGGACGTGTACAAGACATTCAAGCATGGTTAGCAAAACCATCTCTACTACAAGCGGATGCAGACGCACAATATGCTGAAGTTATTGAAATCGATTTAGCCGAAATAACTGAACCAGTAGTATGTTGTCCAAACGACCCCGACAAAGCCGCACGACTAAGCGATGTTGCGGGTACCGACGTAGATGAAGCCTTTATCGGCTCGTGCATGACCAATATCGGTCACTTCCGCGCCAGCTCGGCTATCTTAGATAAATTTGCCAGCGAGCGAACTAAAGCAAAATTATGGCTTGCTCCACCAACCAAAATGGACGACCGTAAGCTAACTGAAGAAGGTATAAAATCAAGCTATGCTCGCGCAGGGGCACAGATTGAAATCCCTGGCTGCTCACTATGCATGGGTAACCAAGCACGTGTTGCAACTGGCTGCACCGCAGTATCGACTTCAACCCGAAACTTCCCTAACCGCCTTGGTCAAGGTGCAAATGTATACCTTGCATCGGCAGAGTTAGCGACCGTGGTATCAATTATGGGCCGCTTCCCAACCGTGGAAGAGTACTTTGAGTTTACTAAAGAGTCACTCAGCAACGACCTATATCAATACCTACAGTTTGACTCAATGCATGAATACACACCAAGCATTGATGTGAAAAACGTAGATTAA
- a CDS encoding PTS transporter subunit IIC, which produces MLDTIIELLKDASILVSLFTLVGCLIQGKSANDTIVSVTKTFIGFILLFAAAKLMISPSLKEFSKIFMMAFHVEGIVPNNEVIIVEAIVQLGREFGSAIAFGLIGAMALNLVFARLTPLKYVVLSGHHVFFMVSCLALISILHGFSITQSAIIGAVITGAWCVISPSLLVGYCRKIKDCDPLRANGDFSIGQFGSTSYMLAGFLGDKFGNKENDIEQMTMPTAIGFLADKNTSNFIVMLAFFLISSAVAGFDNVQILANASAKHGHENVFLFLLKQSGYFAGGVFTLTKGVHMFVEELIPAFKGISDKLIKNGVPAVEIYSLFPYSKNAVFVGFICCTMAGFVAMVSLPLFGLPVIVPSLLFTFASGGGAGIIGNATGGVRGCVLGSLACGFISIIGSGIVFQPIHDAGVTAPTTYSTTDFSILGEGLHLVLSLFS; this is translated from the coding sequence ATGCTCGATACAATAATTGAACTACTTAAAGATGCCTCTATCCTCGTATCTTTATTCACACTGGTTGGCTGCCTAATTCAGGGGAAAAGTGCCAACGATACTATCGTTTCGGTAACCAAAACCTTCATCGGTTTCATCCTGTTATTTGCCGCGGCAAAATTGATGATCTCTCCTTCTTTAAAAGAGTTCTCTAAGATCTTCATGATGGCTTTCCATGTGGAAGGTATCGTACCAAACAACGAAGTCATCATCGTTGAAGCGATTGTACAACTTGGTCGTGAATTCGGCTCAGCCATCGCCTTTGGTCTTATCGGTGCAATGGCATTAAACCTAGTTTTTGCACGCCTTACCCCATTGAAATACGTTGTACTTTCCGGTCACCACGTATTCTTTATGGTCTCTTGTCTTGCGCTTATTTCAATATTACACGGCTTTAGTATTACTCAATCTGCGATAATCGGTGCAGTAATTACCGGGGCATGGTGTGTTATCAGTCCATCTCTATTGGTTGGCTACTGTCGCAAAATCAAAGATTGTGATCCACTTCGTGCCAATGGTGACTTCTCAATCGGTCAATTTGGCTCAACCAGCTATATGCTTGCGGGCTTTCTTGGCGACAAATTTGGTAACAAGGAAAATGATATCGAGCAGATGACAATGCCAACCGCTATCGGCTTCCTAGCAGACAAAAACACGTCAAACTTCATCGTAATGCTAGCGTTCTTCCTTATATCGAGTGCGGTAGCAGGTTTTGACAACGTACAGATCCTCGCCAACGCTAGCGCTAAACACGGTCACGAGAACGTATTTCTTTTCCTTCTAAAGCAGTCGGGTTACTTCGCAGGTGGTGTATTCACGCTAACCAAAGGTGTACATATGTTCGTTGAAGAGTTAATCCCTGCATTTAAAGGGATTTCAGACAAGCTAATCAAGAATGGGGTTCCTGCTGTTGAAATCTACAGCTTATTCCCATACTCGAAGAACGCGGTATTTGTAGGCTTTATCTGCTGCACCATGGCAGGATTCGTGGCGATGGTTTCTTTGCCTCTATTTGGTCTACCAGTGATTGTTCCTTCACTACTCTTCACTTTCGCAAGTGGTGGTGGTGCAGGCATTATCGGTAACGCTACCGGTGGTGTACGCGGTTGTGTCTTGGGCTCATTGGCATGTGGTTTCATCTCTATCATCGGCTCTGGCATCGTATTCCAGCCTATTCATGATGCAGGTGTTACCGCTCCAACGACTTACTCAACTACAGACTTCTCAATTCTTGGTGAAGGTCTACACCTAGTTCTATCGCTATTTAGCTAA
- a CDS encoding DUF5718 family protein: MKCFSLGIIGNFSGHLSGAEKVAESNLPNGVFVVNGLTERTISTGEKIAFPPHGTNIQAEPEFVVKFEVEYADNKVAKFTPNAITVGNDMTIRKLEGAQKIAERKTWGEASKGLATHWWQISKLEKFTAEYKLISIIKRDGEYLDYTPIADPSELKIFYTEMCDWLTETVNNQQSEGILREILPQLEAAGYPEEIVVFCGAPNYTTWGETNFIEPNDEISIALINSKQTSVDIISDKIKSNALVNDDFVISYTQQVV; this comes from the coding sequence ATGAAATGTTTTAGCTTAGGTATTATTGGCAACTTTTCAGGACACCTTTCTGGTGCTGAAAAAGTAGCCGAATCAAACCTTCCAAATGGTGTGTTTGTTGTTAACGGCCTAACCGAGCGCACTATTTCTACTGGTGAGAAAATCGCCTTCCCACCACACGGTACTAACATCCAAGCTGAGCCAGAATTCGTAGTAAAATTCGAGGTTGAGTATGCAGATAACAAAGTTGCCAAGTTCACACCAAACGCTATAACTGTGGGTAACGACATGACCATTCGTAAGCTTGAAGGCGCACAGAAGATTGCCGAGCGTAAGACGTGGGGAGAGGCATCTAAAGGCTTAGCAACACACTGGTGGCAGATCAGCAAGCTCGAAAAATTCACCGCTGAGTACAAGCTTATCTCTATCATCAAGCGTGACGGGGAGTATCTAGATTACACCCCAATTGCGGATCCATCTGAGCTAAAAATCTTTTACACAGAGATGTGCGATTGGCTAACAGAGACAGTAAACAACCAGCAATCAGAAGGTATTCTTCGTGAAATCCTTCCTCAACTTGAAGCTGCCGGTTACCCGGAAGAAATCGTCGTATTCTGCGGCGCCCCAAACTATACCACTTGGGGCGAAACGAACTTCATCGAACCAAATGATGAAATCTCTATCGCTCTAATTAATAGCAAACAAACATCTGTAGATATTATTAGCGACAAGATTAAATCAAATGCACTTGTTAATGATGATTTCGTCATTTCATACACACAACAAGTCGTTTAA
- the citG gene encoding triphosphoribosyl-dephospho-CoA synthase CitG: MNNHQPRKQNSHPLASIIGELASQALLVEANLHPKPGLVTALSVGSHCDMNIETFRVSAMTLKPFMVEFAQLGLSFTGDDLTQLLASLRPIGVQAEQHMLQATKQVNTHKGAIFILGVLCAALGFMTVQDIKISPLHLQNTVHKMCKGLTGELNNTKSKTAGEQAFTQHGVTGIRGEAEAGFPTLMQGLNTYKRAKRDGHTKQHALKMALLSCISINDDSCLIKRGGLTGLNYAKAQATIILESNLDSSQLNNQLHQLDIKFVEKNLSPGGSADCLSAIWLISIMESIFN, translated from the coding sequence ATGAATAACCATCAGCCTCGCAAGCAAAACTCACACCCACTCGCCAGTATTATTGGTGAGTTGGCAAGCCAAGCGTTATTGGTTGAAGCAAATCTGCATCCCAAGCCTGGGCTAGTCACCGCACTGTCTGTAGGTTCGCACTGTGATATGAATATTGAGACCTTCCGTGTCAGTGCAATGACATTAAAACCTTTTATGGTGGAGTTTGCGCAGCTCGGTCTCTCCTTTACTGGAGATGATTTAACTCAGTTACTCGCATCCCTGCGCCCAATTGGCGTTCAGGCAGAGCAACACATGCTGCAAGCGACTAAACAAGTGAACACCCATAAAGGTGCAATATTTATCCTTGGCGTATTGTGCGCCGCCCTTGGGTTTATGACAGTACAAGACATCAAGATTTCTCCGCTACACCTACAAAACACAGTACACAAAATGTGTAAAGGGCTAACCGGAGAGCTCAATAACACCAAGAGTAAAACAGCTGGTGAGCAGGCGTTTACCCAGCATGGTGTTACCGGTATTCGAGGTGAAGCTGAAGCTGGCTTCCCGACTTTAATGCAGGGCCTAAATACCTATAAACGAGCCAAACGAGATGGCCATACCAAACAGCACGCCTTAAAAATGGCACTGCTGAGCTGCATCAGTATTAATGATGATAGCTGTCTAATTAAGCGAGGTGGATTAACTGGACTTAATTATGCAAAAGCGCAAGCAACAATTATTTTAGAATCAAATTTAGATTCTAGTCAGCTTAATAATCAACTGCATCAGCTTGATATTAAATTCGTAGAAAAAAACTTATCCCCAGGTGGAAGTGCCGATTGTTTATCTGCAATCTGGTTAATTTCTATAATGGAAAGTATTTTCAACTAA